ATTCACAGCATCGACCGGCAAACTAAAATAGTCCCCCGCGACCGCAGACAGTGAAATCAGAATGGTAAATGTCAGTATCCATTTCATCGCGAAAACCTCGGTAAGGTTATATCTCCTCCCCGACAAGAGGGGATAATTAATTGAATTCTTTGAATTTATTTCCCAGAAAAGCCAGTGGCTTATGGTGGAAGCATTTCCTTAAATGACGACATGTTTCGCTTGGATTTGACAGGATCTTCAAGAGGGCAAAACCTATTCTTCTTACGAACAAAATAAAATTTAGGCTCCTGGTTCTCACAAAGTTTTTTATCTTTGGAGGGTCTATGAAATCCGGTTTCATGTTGGTTCTTAGTTCTCTAACCGTTTTGGCTCTGACAGCCAGCGCCGCCAGCGGAAAAAAAATCGATAGTGTGGAAGATCTCGGCCGGGATGCCTATATCTGGGGCTATCCTGCGGTCTATCTGAATAAAGTGCGCGAAGCGATGCTCAGTAAAACCAAGGCCGGCCTGGAATCTATCAATCACTTTTATCACTCAAGCAAAATTCCCGACCCATTCGTCGGCCACTTTGTGAATGTGAATCCCGAGAATCTCTACAGTTGGGCATGGGTTGATCTTAGTAAAGAACCTCTGATCATGACCCACCCGGCAATCAGTGACCGGTACTATTCGGTGCAATTTGTCGATGCCTATTCCACGGTCTTTCATGCGATTAGCAATGTCAGCTATGGCGATAAAGAAGGAACTTTTATCATAACGGGACCGAACTGGAAAGGTGACGTCCCAAAAGAGATTCACCAAGTGCGAGCCTCAACGCCTGAAGTACTGATCGTGGCGCAGACGTTTGTGAAAGATGCCAAAGATCTTCCGAAAGTTGCGAAACTTGCCAGTGAACGCCAGTTGATTCCGCTTTCGAGCTGGCAAAAAGGCATTCAAGTCGACCCCTTTAAGGGCGTCTATCCGACGGAGCCCCTGAAGATAAATAAAAATATCGCCGCCGATGGCATCCACTTCTATGAAGACCTCCGCCGGATTGCGGAAAAGAATCCACCACCTACTCGCACCAGCGCGAAAGAGTTCGATCGCTTTAAATCACTCGGTTTGCAAAATGAGGAGACTCTGAAGTCTGTCCTAGCTAATGAAACGACAAAAAAAATGGTGGAGCACGGAATCTTCGAAGGAGAGAGGGAAATTCAACAGCGTCTCGCGACCGGCTTTGGCGCGAAAATCAATGGCTGGAGCTATGAATTGAAAGCTCCTCCGTTTACCGATGACTATCTGATAAGGGCCGCTGCCTCGCAGAGATATCTTTTTTCGCCACCTCCTGAAGAGAGCGTGCAACTGGCTCTAGATTCCGATAGCGAAGGCCGCCAACTCACCGGAAGCTACCGCTATGTACTGCACTTTGAGAAAGATGATTTTCCACCGGCTCGTTACATGTGGTCGCTCCGAGTGCACGAGCTAAAAAGTAAGAACCTCGATGACCTAACTCGAGCTATTTCTTTCTTGAACGACAAGTCGTCGCAACTCAAATACAATATGGACGGCTCGATGGATCTATTGCTGCAAGAGGAAAAACCGGCCAAAATTTATCGTTCAAACTGGCTTCCTATCACAAGCAATGCAAATTTCTACGTGGTTTTGACCCTGTATAACCCTAGTAATTCGGTGTTAAACCGCAAGTACATAGCGCCTTCTTTGACTCGAGTGGATGAGGATTCTATTCCTAAACAGCGCGTGACTCACACGATGATGGCGAATGCGACAGAGCCTGTCTCAAAATGAGACGAGCCCAAAAATGGCACTCTTCTCAAGAGTTTGACAGGTAATTATTCCTTACTTCATCCTTATTTGTCTCTGTCTGTGGCACGGGCTCTGCTATTGAACTCTAGTGAAGAAGTTTAATAACAATGGCCACTCTCTACAGAGGACATTATGAAGAAGTTCATTTTCTTAATTGCTGGTTTCTTAGTTTCCGCTTTTGTCGTTGCTTGCGGTTCAGGCAGCAGCGATAACAACGGTGGCGCTGTCATCCAATGCCCGGCTGGAACTACTTTCCAAAACGGCTACTGTGTTGGCGCTAATGGTGGTGTCGTACAAACCGGATCGGTCGGTTTCTACTCCGAAAACTGGTACAATCGCTCTATGACAGTTACTTCCGGCAGCGGCATGAGAGAGTTCCTGAAAAACGCAATGGGCGTATGTGACCGCGAGCATGCTAGTGGCGGTCTCGCAGACTGCTCTTCATGGTTGTCGGGCGCATTTGACATCGTCATGCAATCTCCGAACACACAAACAAACGCAGTTCAAATGACTTTCAGAGCAAAACCAAAAGTGAGCCCTTATGGTTACTACTCATACTCAATTCCATCGGGCGGTCAGTTAGCGGGCGCATTGTTGGGTTTCCCGGTTGTCACAAACCCAAGTGCTGTTCGAAATCCTTTGCAACTCAACATGACGGTTTCTGTAACGAACAACTATCAAGGCTTTGAAGCTCGCGGCTATGGCGACTTCTACACAAACTCCAACAGAAGCTTGATTCAAGTTCAAATTGCTAAAGGAAAACTTGAAGATTCAAGATTCGACTATCGTATCGCTTACCGTGGCGAAATTATTGTTACGGGAACTTTTGTCCGCTGCAACACCGCAGATTGCGGATTGTCTGCTCCTATTGGATATTAATTCAAAAGGATGTTGGTGGGCTCGAATCCTGCCACTAGACTGGTTCTTACATGAAAAAAGAAGATCAAAAACTTTCTACTTCTAAACGCAAAATCAAATGCCCACAATGTGGGCGTTTGACGTTTTTCTCCTCTGAAAATCCCTTTCGACCCTTCTGTTCTGAGCGTTGCCGTATGCTCGATCTTGGACAGTGGGCTGATGAATCTTATCGCATCC
The sequence above is drawn from the Bdellovibrionales bacterium genome and encodes:
- a CDS encoding DUF1254 domain-containing protein, with the translated sequence MKSGFMLVLSSLTVLALTASAASGKKIDSVEDLGRDAYIWGYPAVYLNKVREAMLSKTKAGLESINHFYHSSKIPDPFVGHFVNVNPENLYSWAWVDLSKEPLIMTHPAISDRYYSVQFVDAYSTVFHAISNVSYGDKEGTFIITGPNWKGDVPKEIHQVRASTPEVLIVAQTFVKDAKDLPKVAKLASERQLIPLSSWQKGIQVDPFKGVYPTEPLKINKNIAADGIHFYEDLRRIAEKNPPPTRTSAKEFDRFKSLGLQNEETLKSVLANETTKKMVEHGIFEGEREIQQRLATGFGAKINGWSYELKAPPFTDDYLIRAAASQRYLFSPPPEESVQLALDSDSEGRQLTGSYRYVLHFEKDDFPPARYMWSLRVHELKSKNLDDLTRAISFLNDKSSQLKYNMDGSMDLLLQEEKPAKIYRSNWLPITSNANFYVVLTLYNPSNSVLNRKYIAPSLTRVDEDSIPKQRVTHTMMANATEPVSK
- a CDS encoding DNA gyrase inhibitor YacG yields the protein MKKEDQKLSTSKRKIKCPQCGRLTFFSSENPFRPFCSERCRMLDLGQWADESYRIPIEQSNVSSELEIPDEDADNFQ